A single genomic interval of Haloterrigena salifodinae harbors:
- a CDS encoding glycosyltransferase: protein MTDAGTDANVAILHDRFPGIGGGEEFAIEAARVLEAPIYTTYVAEGTEIPDDVEVIPFQQAKYTSLPWRPFLEWKNEGMNPLETLNVALDMTDAHPALTEYDVILESAPLSKYYVPEVGQRIVHYPHSPPRWLYDLYRDRLSGFDAPFVQTGLKAYAKGWRALDKEANDYVDQFVANSELVRDRIRRFYDRDATVVYPPVTGDWRNEGDDGYFVTWSRLAPEKRIDTIAKAFAGLDERLVIAGDGEQREQLESFAANYDNIEVRGYVEDIESLVARATAVVYAPKQEDFGLVGAEAMMAGKPLLGVNEGFTRYQVQGARTGLLFEPTVESIRETVRRFDPDDFDSAEIRAEARRYEYDRFAAGLREVVAETAAAEIDVPEPASEPVSRSVPGSESGAGRTDDTRRVEQQRDDERAEGVADQ, encoded by the coding sequence GTGACCGACGCTGGCACCGACGCGAACGTCGCGATTCTCCACGACCGGTTCCCCGGCATCGGCGGCGGCGAGGAGTTCGCCATCGAGGCCGCCCGCGTCCTCGAGGCACCAATCTACACGACCTACGTCGCCGAGGGAACCGAGATCCCCGACGACGTCGAGGTGATCCCGTTCCAGCAGGCGAAGTACACCTCGCTGCCGTGGCGCCCGTTCCTCGAGTGGAAGAACGAGGGGATGAACCCCCTCGAGACGCTCAACGTGGCGCTGGACATGACCGACGCCCACCCCGCGTTGACGGAGTACGACGTGATCCTCGAGAGCGCGCCGCTCTCGAAGTACTACGTCCCCGAGGTGGGCCAGCGGATCGTCCACTACCCCCACAGCCCGCCGCGGTGGCTGTACGACCTCTATCGGGACCGGCTCTCCGGGTTCGACGCCCCGTTCGTCCAGACCGGGCTCAAGGCCTACGCCAAGGGCTGGCGGGCGCTGGACAAAGAGGCCAACGACTACGTCGATCAGTTCGTCGCGAACAGCGAACTCGTCCGCGACCGGATCCGGCGGTTCTACGACCGCGACGCGACGGTCGTCTACCCGCCGGTGACCGGCGACTGGCGCAACGAGGGCGACGACGGCTACTTCGTCACCTGGTCCCGGCTCGCCCCCGAGAAGCGGATCGACACGATCGCGAAGGCCTTCGCGGGGCTGGACGAACGGCTCGTGATCGCCGGCGACGGCGAGCAACGTGAGCAACTCGAGTCCTTCGCGGCGAACTACGACAACATCGAGGTTCGGGGCTACGTCGAGGACATCGAGTCGCTTGTCGCCCGGGCCACCGCGGTCGTCTACGCCCCCAAGCAGGAGGACTTCGGCCTCGTCGGGGCCGAGGCCATGATGGCCGGCAAACCCCTTCTCGGTGTCAACGAGGGGTTCACGCGCTATCAGGTGCAGGGCGCCCGGACGGGGCTGCTCTTCGAGCCGACCGTCGAGTCGATCCGCGAGACGGTTCGCCGGTTCGATCCCGACGACTTCGACTCGGCCGAGATCCGCGCGGAGGCCCGACGATACGAGTACGACCGCTTCGCGGCCGGGCTGCGCGAGGTCGTCGCGGAGACGGCGGCGGCCGAGATCGACGTGCCGGAACCAGCGTCGGAACCAGTGTCAAGGTCCGTTCCCGGATCCGAATCTGGGGCCGGACGCACGGATGACACTCGACGAGTCGAACAGCAACGCGACGATGAGCGCGCCGAGGGGGTGGCCGATCAGTGA
- a CDS encoding glycosyltransferase, translating to MKRFVEALFGLVALTGLPYLIYLGAYYLRRPSGTPANTRPREPSVSIVLPTYNEAAIVESKLEELVELDYPMEKVEIVVVDSSDDGTAELVETFFAGRPEPELTLIREDERRGLATALNEAYAAAENEVVVKTDCDSRLAPDAVRKAVANLADPDVEAVTGRNADVIGGSEVEQSYRDIQTMIQILESHIDSTLIFHGPFSAFERDAIVPIDEDSIADDSELALKIRRNGGRAVFDPEIHYKEAAHSEFGKRREQKDRRAMGLLRLLWRQRDALGRHGNYGRVVLPFNWWFMIVSPWLVGAGLALATLGSLAVLGPAGLLTPAGVLAFTALGSRDALGPVQPLYSLFDTQISLLRASVSLIRARADGDEETHDGTWSPDDELREVLQ from the coding sequence ATGAAGCGTTTCGTCGAGGCCCTGTTCGGACTGGTCGCACTGACGGGCCTCCCGTACCTGATCTACCTGGGAGCGTACTATCTCCGGCGGCCGTCTGGCACGCCGGCGAACACGCGGCCCCGCGAACCGTCGGTTAGCATCGTGCTGCCGACGTACAACGAGGCCGCCATCGTCGAATCGAAACTCGAGGAACTGGTCGAACTCGACTACCCGATGGAGAAGGTTGAAATCGTCGTCGTCGACTCGAGCGACGACGGAACGGCCGAATTAGTCGAGACCTTCTTCGCGGGCCGTCCGGAGCCGGAACTGACGCTCATCCGCGAGGACGAGCGGCGCGGGCTCGCGACCGCGCTGAACGAAGCCTACGCCGCCGCGGAGAACGAAGTCGTCGTCAAGACCGACTGCGATTCCCGGCTGGCGCCCGACGCCGTCCGGAAGGCGGTCGCGAACCTCGCCGATCCCGACGTCGAGGCGGTGACCGGACGCAACGCCGACGTCATCGGCGGCAGCGAGGTCGAACAGAGCTACCGGGATATCCAGACGATGATCCAGATCCTCGAGTCCCACATCGACTCGACGCTGATCTTCCACGGACCGTTCTCGGCGTTCGAGCGCGACGCCATCGTCCCGATCGACGAGGATTCGATCGCCGACGACAGCGAACTCGCCCTGAAGATCCGACGTAACGGCGGCCGCGCCGTCTTCGATCCAGAGATCCACTACAAGGAGGCCGCCCACTCCGAGTTCGGGAAGCGCCGCGAGCAGAAGGACCGCCGCGCGATGGGCCTGTTACGCCTGCTCTGGCGCCAGCGCGACGCGCTCGGTCGCCACGGTAATTACGGCCGCGTCGTCTTGCCCTTCAACTGGTGGTTCATGATCGTCTCGCCGTGGCTCGTCGGCGCCGGCCTCGCGCTGGCGACACTCGGCTCGCTGGCGGTCCTCGGCCCCGCCGGGCTGCTCACGCCGGCCGGCGTCCTCGCCTTTACGGCGCTGGGGTCGCGGGACGCCCTCGGGCCGGTCCAGCCACTGTACTCGCTGTTCGACACCCAGATCTCGCTGCTGCGCGCCAGCGTCTCTCTCATCCGCGCCCGCGCCGACGGGGACGAGGAAACCCACGACGGCACCTGGTCGCCCGACGACGAACTCCGGGAGGTGTTACAGTGA
- a CDS encoding DUF120 domain-containing protein: MSVSAESAVGHDELAVLKLLALEGGLEGDVKISCSHLADRLDASNQTASRRLQRLESAELLERDTVSDGQWVAITDDGEHALHAEYEDYRRIFETDSEIELDGTVTSGMGEGRHYISLPGYQRQFEDRLGYEPFPGTLNVDLRDDSVRRRGAMSSLEPVPIDGWEDDDRTYGPAVCHPATIETADGRQYETAHIIAPERTHHDEDQLEVIAPHKLREELGLEDDDHVVVYVGGRE, encoded by the coding sequence ATGTCAGTCTCAGCTGAGTCCGCCGTCGGGCACGACGAACTCGCCGTGCTCAAACTACTCGCGCTCGAGGGCGGTCTCGAGGGCGACGTGAAGATCTCCTGTTCTCACCTCGCGGATCGACTGGACGCGTCGAACCAGACCGCCTCGCGCCGGCTCCAGCGCCTCGAGAGCGCGGAGTTGCTCGAGCGCGATACGGTCAGCGACGGCCAATGGGTGGCGATCACCGACGATGGCGAACACGCGCTCCACGCCGAGTACGAGGACTACCGCCGCATCTTCGAGACGGACTCGGAGATCGAACTCGACGGCACCGTCACCAGCGGCATGGGCGAGGGCCGCCACTACATCTCCCTGCCGGGCTACCAGCGCCAGTTCGAGGACCGACTCGGCTACGAGCCGTTCCCCGGCACGCTGAACGTCGACCTGCGCGACGACAGCGTCCGCCGGCGCGGCGCCATGTCGTCGCTCGAGCCCGTGCCGATCGACGGTTGGGAGGACGACGACCGCACCTATGGTCCCGCGGTCTGCCATCCCGCGACGATCGAGACGGCCGACGGCCGCCAGTACGAGACCGCACACATCATCGCGCCCGAGCGGACCCACCACGACGAGGACCAGCTCGAGGTCATCGCCCCGCACAAGCTCCGCGAGGAACTCGGCCTCGAGGACGACGATCATGTCGTCGTCTACGTGGGTGGTCGCGAATGA
- the ribB gene encoding 3,4-dihydroxy-2-butanone-4-phosphate synthase: MTGHHAGPRSTADGEPNASADGGASRTARADAVDDALESLRAGEPVLVHDAADREGETDLIYHADYVTPEAVARLRNDAGGLVCVALGHEVAEAFDLPFYAEEVDHPATGDHELGYDERSSFSLTVNHRDTYTGITDDDRSTTIRALGEAATAPAETDFAAEFRVPGHVHLLKAAPDLLAQREGHTELGLALAEAADLPSAVVVCEMLDDETGAALSPADARAYANRHDFAYLEGSAVLERLG; this comes from the coding sequence ATGACCGGTCACCACGCCGGGCCGCGATCGACCGCGGACGGCGAGCCGAACGCGAGCGCCGACGGCGGTGCCAGTCGGACCGCGCGGGCCGACGCCGTCGACGACGCCCTCGAGTCGCTGCGGGCCGGCGAGCCGGTGTTGGTCCACGACGCGGCCGATCGCGAGGGCGAGACGGACCTGATCTACCACGCCGATTACGTCACGCCCGAGGCCGTCGCCCGCCTGCGCAACGACGCGGGCGGCCTCGTCTGCGTCGCGCTGGGCCACGAGGTCGCCGAGGCGTTCGACCTGCCCTTCTACGCCGAGGAAGTCGACCACCCCGCGACGGGCGACCACGAACTCGGCTACGACGAGCGCTCGTCGTTCTCGCTGACGGTCAACCACCGCGACACCTACACCGGGATCACGGACGACGACCGCTCGACGACGATCCGCGCGCTGGGCGAGGCCGCCACCGCGCCCGCGGAGACCGATTTCGCCGCCGAGTTCCGCGTCCCCGGCCACGTCCACCTGCTGAAGGCTGCGCCCGACCTGCTCGCACAGCGGGAGGGTCACACCGAACTCGGCCTGGCGCTGGCCGAGGCCGCCGACCTTCCGTCGGCCGTCGTCGTCTGCGAGATGCTCGACGACGAGACCGGCGCGGCGCTCTCGCCCGCCGACGCCCGCGCCTACGCCAACCGACACGACTTCGCCTACCTCGAAGGCAGCGCAGTCCTCGAGCGACTGGGGTAG
- a CDS encoding ABC transporter permease subunit: MLEIARYDGRQRLKGSLYLSVAMSLLAVTVVWIYPSFSGSFDDVDEEFLQAYPEGVIQLFDIRTMASLEGFLAFELYVFGWTILLGLYLAYLGAGTIADDVERGRMDVLLSMPISRARTVAEKFASLAVPIVVVNVVTPIVVFVAATLVDEPISAADLVALHALSVPYLFACGAIGLVVSVVVDRVGIAQRLALGITFGLFMLESLLTGTDYEAIGAIAPMRYFDPNAVLLESSVDPVHAGILVAMTLVLVVASQRWFERTDITS; the protein is encoded by the coding sequence ATGCTCGAAATCGCTCGGTACGACGGCCGCCAGCGACTCAAGGGGAGCCTCTATCTCTCGGTCGCCATGTCGCTGTTGGCGGTCACCGTCGTCTGGATCTACCCCTCCTTCAGCGGCTCGTTCGACGACGTCGACGAGGAGTTCCTGCAGGCCTATCCCGAGGGCGTCATCCAACTGTTCGACATCCGGACGATGGCCTCCCTCGAGGGGTTTCTCGCCTTCGAACTCTACGTCTTCGGCTGGACGATCCTGCTGGGGCTCTACCTGGCCTATCTGGGGGCCGGAACGATCGCCGACGACGTCGAGCGCGGGCGGATGGACGTCCTGCTGTCGATGCCGATCTCGCGGGCCCGGACCGTTGCGGAAAAGTTCGCCTCGCTGGCCGTTCCGATCGTCGTCGTCAACGTCGTCACCCCGATCGTCGTCTTCGTCGCCGCGACGCTGGTCGACGAGCCGATTTCGGCCGCGGACCTGGTTGCCCTCCACGCCCTCTCGGTTCCATACCTCTTCGCCTGCGGGGCCATCGGGCTGGTCGTTTCCGTCGTCGTCGACCGCGTCGGCATCGCCCAGCGGCTCGCCCTCGGGATCACCTTTGGGCTGTTCATGCTCGAGTCCCTCCTGACCGGCACCGACTACGAGGCAATCGGCGCCATCGCCCCCATGCGGTACTTCGATCCCAACGCCGTGTTGCTCGAGAGTTCGGTCGATCCCGTCCACGCCGGAATTCTGGTCGCGATGACCCTCGTCCTCGTCGTCGCCAGCCAGCGCTGGTTCGAACGGACCGATATCACCTCGTGA
- a CDS encoding ABC transporter ATP-binding protein, giving the protein MAAIELEGLTKDYGEVLANDGVTFSVERGEIFGYLGPNGAGKTTTIRTLLGLLAPTAGTARVLGRDVTDEDALLEAKRKLGYLPDTPAFDETATGREVLDLHAAIKGDERSEALLELFEPPLDRPVRDYSHGNVRKLGLVTTFMHDPELVILDEPTSGLDPLIQHRFAEFLREERERGVTVFFSSHVLSEVRRLCDRVGIIRNGRLVTVEPVESLLDRSGKVVRLRAAASIPREALAIDGVHDLETSVVRGGDADDADDATTAVTECAFTFTGDVNALLAHLREYRLLDLSIEEAPLEDVFMRFYGDSEEAAESASQPELSERPGGG; this is encoded by the coding sequence ATGGCTGCGATCGAACTCGAGGGGCTCACCAAGGACTACGGCGAGGTGCTGGCCAACGACGGCGTCACGTTTTCCGTCGAGCGCGGCGAGATCTTCGGCTACCTCGGGCCCAACGGCGCCGGCAAGACCACGACGATCCGGACGCTGCTCGGTCTGCTCGCGCCGACGGCGGGAACCGCCCGCGTGCTCGGCCGCGACGTTACCGACGAGGACGCACTGCTCGAGGCCAAACGGAAGTTGGGCTACCTGCCGGACACCCCTGCGTTCGACGAGACCGCGACGGGTCGAGAGGTTCTCGACCTCCACGCCGCGATCAAGGGCGACGAGCGCAGCGAGGCGTTGCTCGAGTTGTTCGAACCGCCGCTGGACCGGCCGGTTCGGGATTATTCCCACGGCAACGTCCGCAAACTCGGCCTCGTGACGACGTTCATGCACGACCCGGAGCTGGTGATCTTGGACGAGCCGACGAGCGGCCTCGACCCGCTGATTCAGCACCGCTTCGCCGAGTTCCTCCGCGAGGAACGCGAGCGCGGCGTCACGGTGTTCTTTTCCTCGCACGTGTTGAGCGAGGTCCGGCGACTTTGCGACCGCGTGGGGATCATCCGGAACGGACGCCTCGTGACGGTCGAACCCGTCGAATCGCTGCTCGACCGCAGTGGGAAGGTCGTCCGACTGCGCGCCGCGGCCTCGATCCCCCGCGAGGCGCTCGCGATCGACGGCGTCCACGACCTCGAGACGAGCGTCGTTCGCGGCGGCGACGCCGACGATGCCGACGACGCGACGACGGCGGTCACCGAGTGCGCGTTCACCTTCACCGGCGACGTCAACGCCTTGCTCGCCCACCTGCGTGAGTACCGCTTACTCGACCTATCGATCGAGGAGGCGCCCCTCGAGGACGTCTTTATGCGGTTCTATGGCGACAGCGAAGAAGCCGCCGAATCCGCGTCGCAACCGGAGTTGTCCGAGCGGCCGGGGGGCGGTTGA
- a CDS encoding PRC-barrel domain-containing protein — protein sequence MSEIFARDLGGKRVVGTDGKIFGRLHTVTMDPDSGALLDLVVEPGDGSPRPASERSDDDRLWVPVDRIETVKDQIIVRSSR from the coding sequence ATGAGCGAGATCTTCGCACGAGATCTGGGCGGAAAACGCGTCGTCGGAACGGACGGGAAAATCTTCGGTCGACTCCACACCGTGACCATGGACCCCGATTCCGGCGCGCTGCTCGACCTCGTCGTCGAACCCGGCGACGGCTCCCCGAGGCCGGCGTCCGAGCGATCCGACGACGACCGACTGTGGGTTCCCGTCGATCGCATCGAGACGGTAAAGGATCAGATCATCGTTCGATCGTCCCGCTAA
- a CDS encoding class I SAM-dependent methyltransferase yields the protein MREFSESYLSRTREGMWDDSREALEPLALESRERVLDVGCGTGELSRVLREEAPDDATIVGCDADRELLEIAADHDDPVPVVAGDALRLPFPDDSFDLVVCQALLINLPNPAAAVAEFARVSTDLVAAVEPNNATVEIDSSVEREGRLERRARTAYLDGVATDVALGADARAPFEDTGLEVCETRRYDHVRTVEPPYSEMALVAARRKATGAGLADDRETMLSGELTESAYDDLRGAWREMGRDVIEQMEAREYHREEAVPFFVTVGRVP from the coding sequence GTGCGCGAGTTCTCCGAATCCTACCTCAGCCGGACCCGCGAGGGGATGTGGGACGACTCCCGCGAGGCCCTCGAGCCCCTCGCCCTCGAGTCCCGCGAGCGCGTCCTCGACGTCGGCTGCGGGACCGGTGAGCTGAGCCGCGTTCTGCGCGAGGAGGCGCCCGACGACGCCACCATCGTTGGCTGTGACGCCGACCGCGAGTTGCTCGAGATTGCGGCCGACCACGACGACCCCGTCCCCGTCGTCGCCGGCGACGCCCTGCGCCTCCCGTTCCCGGACGACAGCTTCGACCTCGTGGTCTGTCAGGCGCTGTTGATCAACCTGCCCAATCCCGCGGCCGCCGTCGCGGAGTTCGCCCGCGTCTCGACGGATCTCGTCGCGGCCGTCGAGCCGAACAACGCCACCGTCGAGATCGACTCGAGCGTCGAGCGCGAGGGCCGCCTCGAGCGGCGGGCCCGCACCGCCTACCTCGACGGCGTCGCGACCGATGTCGCACTCGGCGCCGACGCCCGCGCGCCGTTCGAGGACACCGGCCTCGAGGTGTGCGAGACGCGCCGGTACGATCACGTCCGGACGGTCGAGCCGCCCTACAGCGAGATGGCGCTGGTCGCGGCCCGGCGGAAGGCGACCGGCGCGGGGCTGGCTGACGACCGCGAGACGATGCTCTCGGGGGAACTCACCGAGTCGGCGTACGACGACCTCCGGGGCGCGTGGCGCGAGATGGGCCGGGACGTAATTGAACAGATGGAAGCGCGGGAGTACCACCGCGAGGAGGCGGTGCCGTTTTTCGTCACCGTCGGTCGAGTCCCTTGA
- a CDS encoding deoxyribonuclease IV: MKVGAHVSISGSRVSSDDETPPYDDLRNAVHRQRAFGGNCGQIFTTSPQVWAQPEISDDAADGFREESDERLEGPWVIHSAYLVNLCTPKDDLRRKSKESMQAELDAAEKLGIPYVNVHLGAHTGAGVEGGLDNAASLIDELDVPEDVQILIESDAGSGTKLGGEFEHLAGIIDRTETDIGICIDTAHTLVAGNDLTTPEAVDETVGRFDDEVGLEYLEYIHLNDSKHDVGTHKDEHALIGEGYIGEDGMKAIVNHPDLRDLPFALETPTEDGKGFAWNIEKVKELRDA; encoded by the coding sequence ATGAAGGTCGGCGCACACGTATCCATCTCCGGCTCGCGCGTCTCTTCCGACGACGAAACGCCGCCGTACGACGATCTCCGCAACGCGGTCCACCGCCAGCGCGCGTTCGGCGGGAACTGCGGACAGATCTTCACAACCTCGCCGCAGGTCTGGGCCCAGCCCGAGATCAGCGACGACGCCGCCGACGGCTTCCGCGAGGAATCGGACGAACGACTCGAGGGGCCGTGGGTGATCCACTCGGCCTATCTGGTCAACCTCTGTACCCCGAAGGACGACCTCCGGCGCAAGTCCAAAGAGAGCATGCAGGCGGAGCTCGACGCCGCCGAGAAACTGGGCATTCCGTACGTCAACGTCCACCTCGGCGCACACACGGGCGCCGGCGTCGAGGGCGGCCTCGACAACGCGGCGAGTCTCATCGACGAACTCGACGTTCCCGAGGACGTTCAGATTCTCATCGAGTCCGACGCCGGCAGCGGGACCAAGCTCGGCGGCGAGTTCGAGCACCTCGCGGGGATCATCGACCGCACCGAAACCGACATCGGCATCTGCATCGACACCGCCCACACGCTGGTCGCCGGCAACGACCTCACGACGCCCGAAGCGGTCGATGAGACAGTCGGACGGTTCGACGACGAGGTCGGCCTCGAGTACCTTGAGTACATCCACCTCAACGACTCGAAACACGACGTCGGCACCCACAAGGACGAACACGCGCTCATCGGCGAGGGTTACATCGGCGAGGACGGCATGAAAGCCATCGTGAACCATCCGGATCTGCGGGATCTGCCCTTCGCGCTCGAGACGCCGACGGAAGACGGGAAAGGCTTCGCCTGGAACATCGAGAAGGTCAAGGAACTGCGAGACGCGTAA
- a CDS encoding carbon starvation CstA family protein, with the protein MTQVIWIIAAVLVTFTAGYVGYSRYLTQFVELDAEAKTPAHKYEDGQEYVPAKKPVLLGHHYSSIAGGAPIVGPITAGAVWGWMPALLWIAIGNPLMGAVHDFVSLSGSLRHEGKSVGYIIGEYVGKTGKNMLLWFAFITIILVVAVFALVVGIVFNAYPQVVTASFIYILLALVFGVYLYQFNGPFIPGTVLFVAGVFAAVWVGLQYPLALFAGDYPAETIVLLGGDGSWVPGAGTLGGNTAAWIPVVLVYAAVASALPVWVLLQPRDYLSSFLLYSGVGGAIVAIIVGTFLGTSSQPLVIDETIGAFQGFWGVEAVFLPLFPLLFITIACGTISGFHSLVSSGTTAKQLDKETDARLIGYGGMLGEGLLAAVALSTLAVWGFADPAGGIGAALPNFASGGGVILTSLGIPETAGAVFMALVLCSFLLTSTDTAARLGRYMMEEIIGTPAGRTDTGLNLNVRSIARGRYTNPAIQIGLAYLLVVSGQWVTLWALFGGANQLLAALALLTATVWLANWDDNKQLVSTGVPMAIMVTITVLGLSWLVFYENLYANLIQGGAESTSAMISSGVQMILGLVLIGLALALVRLGYKNISRVRRGPETPAAEPGDD; encoded by the coding sequence ATGACCCAAGTCATATGGATCATCGCGGCAGTACTAGTGACGTTCACCGCCGGCTATGTGGGGTACTCGAGGTACCTCACGCAGTTCGTCGAACTCGATGCGGAGGCGAAGACACCGGCACACAAGTACGAGGACGGACAGGAGTACGTACCAGCGAAGAAACCGGTCTTACTGGGGCACCACTACTCGAGTATCGCAGGTGGGGCCCCGATCGTGGGGCCAATCACGGCCGGCGCCGTCTGGGGTTGGATGCCGGCATTACTGTGGATCGCGATCGGTAACCCGCTGATGGGTGCGGTACACGACTTCGTCTCGCTGTCGGGGAGTCTCCGCCACGAGGGGAAGTCGGTCGGGTACATCATCGGCGAGTACGTCGGTAAGACCGGCAAGAATATGCTGCTGTGGTTCGCGTTCATTACGATCATACTCGTCGTCGCAGTGTTCGCGCTGGTCGTCGGGATTGTCTTCAACGCGTATCCGCAGGTCGTCACGGCGTCGTTCATCTACATCCTTCTGGCGCTGGTGTTCGGCGTCTACCTGTACCAGTTCAACGGCCCGTTCATCCCTGGGACGGTCCTCTTCGTCGCTGGGGTCTTCGCGGCCGTCTGGGTGGGGCTCCAGTACCCGCTGGCGCTGTTCGCCGGCGACTACCCGGCCGAAACGATCGTGCTGCTGGGTGGTGACGGCAGTTGGGTGCCGGGTGCGGGCACACTCGGCGGTAACACTGCGGCGTGGATTCCGGTCGTGCTCGTCTACGCCGCGGTCGCGAGCGCACTCCCCGTGTGGGTGTTGCTCCAGCCGCGAGACTACCTGTCGTCGTTCCTGCTGTACAGCGGCGTCGGCGGGGCGATCGTCGCGATCATCGTCGGGACGTTCCTTGGGACGTCATCCCAACCGCTCGTCATCGACGAGACGATCGGCGCGTTCCAGGGCTTCTGGGGCGTCGAGGCCGTCTTCTTGCCCTTGTTTCCGCTGCTGTTCATCACGATCGCCTGCGGGACGATCAGCGGCTTCCACTCGCTGGTTTCCTCGGGCACGACCGCCAAACAACTCGACAAGGAGACCGACGCCAGACTGATCGGCTACGGCGGGATGCTCGGCGAGGGGCTGCTCGCCGCGGTCGCACTGTCGACGCTCGCGGTGTGGGGCTTTGCCGATCCCGCGGGCGGGATCGGTGCCGCGCTGCCGAACTTCGCGTCCGGTGGCGGCGTCATCCTCACGAGTCTCGGTATTCCGGAGACGGCCGGGGCCGTCTTCATGGCACTCGTCCTCTGTAGCTTCCTCCTCACCTCGACCGACACGGCCGCTCGTCTCGGTCGATACATGATGGAAGAGATCATTGGGACGCCCGCGGGGCGGACCGATACGGGGCTCAATCTCAACGTGCGTTCGATCGCACGCGGTCGGTACACGAATCCGGCCATTCAGATCGGTCTCGCTTACCTACTCGTCGTCTCCGGTCAGTGGGTCACGCTGTGGGCGCTGTTCGGGGGCGCGAACCAGCTGCTCGCCGCGCTGGCGCTGCTCACTGCGACCGTCTGGCTGGCTAACTGGGACGACAACAAACAACTCGTCTCCACCGGCGTCCCGATGGCGATCATGGTGACGATCACCGTGCTCGGCCTCTCGTGGCTGGTGTTCTACGAGAACCTGTACGCGAACCTGATTCAGGGCGGAGCGGAATCGACCAGCGCGATGATCTCCTCGGGCGTCCAGATGATTCTCGGGCTCGTCCTCATCGGCCTGGCGCTCGCACTCGTCAGACTCGGATACAAGAACATCAGCCGCGTCCGTCGCGGCCCCGAGACGCCTGCGGCAGAACCGGGCGACGACTAA
- a CDS encoding CobW family GTP-binding protein, with the protein MKRNTETDAAADADDRISVTILSGSLGAGKTTLLNHLLSNAGERTLAVLVNDMGEVNVDAELVAEGSELELDDGVAELSNGCICCELQDDLETAVVRLARDRSFDHLVVESSGISEPAPVARLFTIESRVAARYDVDTLVTVLDTPAFLEAFAGEGTPERRGDEDDRPLSDLLVEQVEVSNVVLLNKADLCSEAELEEAADLVAALQPDAETIHTEFSAVDPDRLLGADRFEPDRVNDLPGWKRALEAAEGGTDREHEESEQHGDDHGSHHHPDEVYGVSSFVYRRRRPFHPERFVAVLRDLPQSIVRAKGTAWIADNEMRVAIAQAGPSIRATAQGPWIASLPEIERDMYRSNRPDLEWHDEHGDRRTELVFIGTDYDESALRAALEDALVTDAEWETGHDGPFPVEQATETVIRKP; encoded by the coding sequence ATGAAGCGGAACACGGAGACGGACGCGGCCGCGGACGCCGACGATCGGATTTCCGTAACCATCCTCTCCGGAAGCCTCGGCGCCGGCAAGACGACCCTGCTCAACCACCTGCTCTCGAACGCCGGCGAGCGGACGCTGGCGGTACTGGTTAACGACATGGGCGAGGTCAACGTCGACGCCGAACTCGTCGCCGAGGGCTCGGAACTCGAACTCGACGACGGCGTCGCGGAGCTCTCGAACGGCTGTATCTGCTGTGAGCTCCAGGACGACCTCGAGACCGCCGTGGTCAGGCTGGCTCGCGACCGCTCGTTCGACCACCTCGTCGTCGAGTCCTCGGGCATCTCCGAGCCCGCGCCGGTGGCGCGGCTGTTCACGATCGAGTCCCGGGTCGCCGCTCGCTACGACGTCGATACGCTCGTGACCGTCCTCGACACGCCCGCATTCCTCGAGGCGTTCGCCGGTGAGGGGACGCCCGAACGGCGCGGCGACGAGGACGACCGGCCGCTGTCGGACCTGCTCGTCGAGCAGGTCGAGGTCTCGAACGTGGTCCTGCTCAACAAGGCCGACCTGTGTAGCGAGGCGGAACTCGAGGAGGCCGCGGACCTCGTCGCCGCGCTCCAGCCCGACGCCGAGACGATCCACACCGAGTTCTCCGCGGTCGATCCCGATCGGCTGCTCGGCGCGGATCGGTTCGAACCCGACCGGGTGAACGACCTCCCGGGCTGGAAGCGCGCGCTGGAGGCCGCCGAGGGCGGCACCGACCGCGAGCACGAGGAGAGCGAACAGCACGGCGACGACCACGGCAGCCACCACCATCCCGACGAGGTCTACGGCGTCTCGTCGTTCGTCTACCGACGGCGTCGCCCGTTCCACCCCGAGCGGTTCGTCGCCGTCCTCCGGGACCTGCCGCAGTCGATCGTCCGCGCGAAGGGAACCGCCTGGATCGCCGACAACGAGATGCGCGTTGCAATCGCTCAGGCCGGCCCCTCGATCAGGGCCACCGCGCAGGGCCCCTGGATCGCGAGTCTGCCCGAGATCGAGCGCGACATGTATCGATCGAACCGCCCCGACCTCGAGTGGCACGACGAGCACGGCGACCGGCGGACCGAACTCGTCTTCATCGGCACCGACTACGACGAGTCGGCGCTGCGGGCCGCGCTCGAGGACGCGCTCGTTACCGACGCGGAGTGGGAGACCGGCCACGACGGCCCGTTCCCCGTGGAGCAGGCCACTGAGACGGTCATCCGCAAGCCCTGA